A region of Veillonellaceae bacterium DNA encodes the following proteins:
- the rpsI gene encoding 30S ribosomal protein S9: MAEATYYGTGRRKTSVARVRLVPGQGNITINGRELKDYFDLATLELIIKQPLELTGTTSAYDVIANVKGGGRTGQAGAIRHGISRALLDVDADYRKLLKSAGLLTRDPRMKERKKYGLKKARKASQFSKR, from the coding sequence ATGGCAGAAGCTACATACTACGGCACTGGCCGCAGAAAAACATCCGTTGCCAGAGTCCGTCTGGTACCGGGACAGGGAAACATTACAATCAACGGTCGTGAACTGAAAGATTATTTCGATCTTGCAACTCTCGAACTGATTATTAAACAGCCGCTCGAACTGACAGGCACAACCTCCGCATATGACGTTATTGCTAACGTTAAAGGCGGCGGACGTACAGGCCAGGCAGGTGCTATTCGTCATGGCATCAGCCGCGCACTGCTCGACGTAGACGCTGACTATAGAAAACTGCTGAAGAGCGCAGGTCTCCTGACCCGTGACCCGAGAATGAAAGAACGTAAGAAATACGGTCTCAAGAAAGCAAGAAAAGCAAGCCAGTTCTCCAAGCGTTAA
- the rplM gene encoding 50S ribosomal protein L13, with translation MKSTFMANAGNITRKWYIVDAEGLTLGRLAASVAKVLTGKNKPTYTPHVDTGDNVIVINADKVVLTGKKELKKVYFHYTGYIGGDRYQKAGDALREKPAWVVEHAIRGMLPKNKLGAQMYRKLHVYAGAEHPHAAQKPEELKLNIR, from the coding sequence ATGAAAAGCACATTTATGGCCAATGCGGGAAACATCACCCGTAAATGGTATATTGTTGATGCAGAAGGACTGACACTTGGCCGTCTGGCAGCTAGTGTAGCTAAAGTCCTCACAGGCAAAAATAAACCTACTTACACACCGCATGTTGATACAGGCGACAACGTTATCGTCATCAACGCAGATAAAGTCGTCCTGACAGGCAAGAAGGAACTGAAGAAGGTATACTTCCACTACACCGGTTACATCGGCGGAGACAGATACCAGAAAGCCGGGGACGCTCTTCGTGAAAAACCAGCTTGGGTTGTTGAACATGCTATTCGCGGCATGCTTCCGAAGAACAAACTTGGCGCTCAGATGTATCGTAAGCTTCATGTTTATGCTGGTGCAGAACATCCGCACGCAGCTCAGAAACCTGAAGAACTGAAGCTCAATATCCGTTAA
- a CDS encoding carbon starvation protein A: MITFLLALAALITGYFIYGRIVDHFFGPDDRQTPAMIHNDGVDYIPLPTWKVFLIQLLNIAGLGPIFGALGGALWGPSVYLWIVLGTIFAGGVHDYLSGMMSIREDGHSISEIVGHQMGSTMLNIMRVFSVILLILVGTVFMTGPAMLLAKLTSWDVLPWLIVVLGYYFLATMLPIDKIIARFYPLFGICLIIMAVGIAGGMLLGVGGHTMPEMVLANLYPGENQLPIWPLMFITVACGAISGFHSTQSPLMARCLKDERLGRPVFYGAMVAEGVICLIWAAAGVTFFDGTSGLQAALKAGGPGGAVYDICVGYMGAGIGAILAMLGVVACPITSGDTAFRAARLTLADWFKIDQIGLVKRLAFAIPLLGIGAVLSQMNFNIIWRYFSWTNQTLAMIVLWTGAVYLYRHCEGKAWLMACIPATFMSVVTSTYILQAKEGLELATSITYPAGIVFGAVCLALYLKATVFKKNSSANEELEAAPAENN; encoded by the coding sequence TTGATAACCTTTTTACTTGCGCTGGCCGCTTTAATCACAGGCTACTTTATCTACGGCCGCATCGTTGATCACTTCTTTGGTCCTGACGACCGTCAGACGCCTGCCATGATCCACAACGACGGCGTTGACTACATTCCGCTTCCTACATGGAAAGTTTTCCTGATCCAGCTGCTCAACATTGCTGGCCTGGGACCGATCTTCGGCGCTCTTGGCGGTGCTCTCTGGGGTCCATCCGTTTACTTATGGATTGTCCTCGGTACCATTTTTGCCGGCGGCGTACACGACTATCTCTCCGGCATGATGTCCATCCGTGAAGACGGACACAGCATTTCCGAAATCGTTGGCCACCAGATGGGCAGCACCATGCTGAACATCATGCGTGTCTTCTCTGTCATTCTTCTTATCCTCGTCGGCACCGTATTCATGACAGGCCCGGCAATGCTTCTGGCAAAACTGACAAGCTGGGACGTTCTCCCATGGCTCATCGTTGTTCTTGGCTACTATTTCCTGGCTACCATGCTCCCGATCGATAAGATCATTGCACGTTTCTATCCGCTCTTCGGTATCTGCCTCATCATCATGGCTGTCGGCATTGCGGGCGGCATGCTCCTCGGCGTAGGCGGACACACAATGCCTGAAATGGTTCTCGCAAACCTGTACCCGGGAGAAAACCAGCTCCCGATCTGGCCGTTAATGTTCATCACCGTTGCTTGCGGCGCTATTTCCGGTTTCCATTCCACTCAGTCTCCTCTCATGGCCCGCTGCCTGAAAGATGAACGTCTCGGACGTCCAGTATTCTACGGCGCCATGGTTGCAGAAGGTGTCATCTGCCTGATCTGGGCAGCTGCAGGCGTTACATTCTTCGACGGCACAAGCGGCCTTCAGGCAGCTCTGAAAGCTGGCGGCCCTGGCGGCGCAGTTTATGATATCTGCGTAGGCTACATGGGTGCCGGCATCGGCGCAATCCTTGCTATGCTCGGTGTCGTTGCATGCCCGATCACCTCTGGCGATACTGCATTCCGCGCAGCTCGTCTGACCCTCGCTGACTGGTTCAAGATCGATCAGATCGGCCTTGTAAAACGTCTTGCATTCGCAATTCCGCTTCTCGGCATCGGCGCTGTTCTTTCTCAGATGAACTTCAACATTATCTGGCGTTACTTCTCCTGGACAAACCAGACTCTCGCTATGATTGTTCTCTGGACCGGCGCAGTTTACCTCTATCGTCACTGTGAAGGCAAAGCATGGCTCATGGCATGCATTCCGGCAACATTCATGTCTGTTGTTACCTCCACTTACATCCTTCAGGCTAAGGAAGGCCTCGAACTGGCTACTTCCATCACTTACCCGGCAGGCATCGTATTCGGTGCAGTCTGCCTGGCACTCTACCTGAAAGCTACTGTTTTCAAAAAGAACTCTTCCGCCAATGAAGAACTGGAAGCAGCTCCTGCTGAAAACAACTGA
- a CDS encoding lactate utilization protein, producing MDLEKARRAFKRNRFECSVFETAGEAAEYLDGKIDGETVGFGDSLTLQSMGMYEKLSRHNTVFDVHQINRERDGFEKSNEAFLDLARKAMVTDIFLTSVNGASETGVMVNVDGTGNRVAGSLFGHKKVYFVLGVNKIMPTLEEAIYRARNVAAPKNVLRHGYKCGCSLQGGDRCYDCGAPDRICNVLAIYYKKMRNIEMEVILINEDLGY from the coding sequence ATGGATCTGGAAAAAGCGAGAAGGGCATTTAAACGCAATCGCTTCGAGTGCAGCGTCTTTGAAACGGCCGGGGAAGCGGCAGAGTACCTCGACGGGAAGATTGACGGAGAGACCGTGGGATTCGGGGATTCATTGACACTTCAGTCAATGGGCATGTATGAAAAACTGAGCCGCCATAATACCGTATTTGATGTACACCAGATCAACAGGGAAAGAGACGGGTTTGAAAAGAGCAACGAAGCTTTTCTTGATTTAGCGAGAAAAGCCATGGTGACGGATATTTTCCTGACATCTGTCAATGGCGCATCGGAAACTGGCGTCATGGTCAACGTGGACGGTACAGGAAACAGAGTGGCAGGTTCGCTCTTCGGGCATAAAAAAGTGTACTTTGTCCTGGGGGTCAATAAAATCATGCCGACTCTGGAAGAGGCCATTTACCGTGCAAGAAACGTGGCTGCACCGAAGAACGTTCTCCGCCATGGATACAAATGCGGATGCTCGCTTCAGGGAGGAGACCGATGCTATGACTGCGGTGCGCCTGACAGAATCTGCAATGTCCTTGCCATTTACTACAAGAAGATGAGAAATATTGAAATGGAAGTTATCCTGATCAATGAGGATCTGGGCTATTAA
- a CDS encoding M20 family metallopeptidase, which translates to MKEDVFAYIDDHKAQMMDLWQDLVNQDSPASYREGVDLVAKRVSKELEEAGGDARWDEEGKALIAEFPGDSRAPVLLLGHMDTVFPVGEAARRPFTVEGNRVTGPGALDMKGGVAVMLSALKALHSVGFSGRPLKVILVSDEEIAHNGSKATVMLQREARGCAACFNCETGYEDDSLVIGRKGGVVFKAAVHGIAAHAGNNPRQGRSAIWEMAKKIDDIQNMTDWDKGITFNVGTIKGGTVSNAIPDYCEVEGDIRFQDPDISPFVKEELLKVLNHTYIEGTKTELLLYHEGMLPMKMTEDNKKLFELVKKTGEENGIPVSEGKLVGGGSDSGYVVYAGVPTVCAMGVKGRFNHTRDEYALKDSLFERAKLLGAVILKMNEV; encoded by the coding sequence ATGAAAGAGGATGTATTTGCTTATATAGATGACCATAAAGCCCAGATGATGGATCTCTGGCAGGATCTCGTCAATCAGGACAGTCCTGCCTCTTACCGGGAAGGTGTAGACCTTGTCGCCAAAAGAGTATCCAAAGAACTGGAAGAAGCAGGCGGGGACGCCAGGTGGGATGAGGAAGGGAAGGCGCTGATTGCTGAATTCCCTGGAGATTCCCGTGCGCCCGTCCTCCTTTTGGGGCATATGGATACTGTATTTCCTGTCGGCGAGGCAGCTAGGAGGCCGTTTACCGTAGAAGGAAATCGTGTCACGGGACCCGGCGCACTGGATATGAAAGGCGGCGTTGCCGTTATGCTTTCTGCATTGAAAGCGCTTCACAGTGTGGGGTTTTCCGGACGTCCATTAAAGGTGATTCTTGTTTCTGATGAAGAAATCGCCCATAACGGATCGAAAGCAACTGTTATGCTGCAGCGCGAAGCCAGGGGATGCGCAGCCTGCTTTAATTGCGAGACAGGGTACGAAGATGATTCACTTGTCATTGGCAGAAAAGGCGGTGTCGTATTCAAGGCTGCCGTGCATGGCATTGCGGCTCACGCAGGAAATAATCCGCGCCAGGGCAGAAGCGCCATTTGGGAAATGGCAAAGAAGATTGATGATATCCAGAATATGACAGACTGGGATAAGGGAATTACGTTCAATGTCGGGACCATTAAGGGCGGCACCGTATCAAACGCCATTCCGGACTACTGTGAAGTAGAAGGGGATATCCGTTTCCAGGATCCGGATATTTCACCATTCGTCAAGGAAGAACTTCTCAAGGTCTTGAATCATACCTACATAGAAGGAACGAAGACAGAGCTCCTTTTATACCATGAAGGCATGCTTCCCATGAAAATGACAGAAGACAACAAGAAGCTGTTCGAACTTGTAAAGAAGACTGGAGAAGAAAACGGGATCCCCGTGTCAGAAGGAAAGCTTGTAGGCGGCGGCAGTGATTCGGGATATGTTGTGTATGCCGGAGTTCCGACCGTCTGCGCCATGGGTGTCAAAGGCCGGTTCAATCATACAAGAGATGAATATGCGCTTAAGGACAGCCTGTTTGAAAGAGCAAAGCTCCTTGGCGCCGTTATTTTAAAAATGAATGAAGTTTAA
- a CDS encoding M20 family metallopeptidase gives MEDVVQLFDKVDQNREAMVDTWKLLVDRDCGSGNKAGVDGVGRDVRDFLEKCGFKVWFHEYEKAGNMLVAEYGDASKPFIVLTGHMDTVFGDGTAAARPFTIKDGKVTGPGVLDMKGGVTILLYAVRFLLEAGYNRYRIKIILAGDEEVAHGNSTASADYEKEAKGAVMGFNLETGFVDNSVVIERKGVAQYLFEVDGVGAHAGNNPEDGRSAVEELAHKILDIQAETDWQEGTTVNCGVIAGGTVANAVPEHAWVKVDVRFKTTAGMERIEKAFQKIAKKQYVESTTTCCKKLVVFPPMERLESSEKLFERAEAIAEKYGFPKAKAIAVGGGSDSAHLTACGIPTLCALGVRGQFNHTEREWAEEESLFERTKLLMALLSEL, from the coding sequence ATGGAAGATGTTGTTCAGTTATTTGATAAGGTAGATCAGAATCGTGAAGCTATGGTGGATACCTGGAAGCTTCTGGTAGACAGAGACTGCGGATCAGGAAACAAGGCAGGCGTCGATGGTGTAGGCCGCGATGTAAGAGATTTCCTGGAAAAATGCGGATTCAAAGTCTGGTTCCATGAATACGAAAAGGCAGGCAATATGCTTGTTGCGGAGTACGGTGATGCAAGTAAGCCGTTCATTGTTCTGACAGGTCATATGGACACGGTGTTCGGCGACGGGACAGCGGCAGCAAGACCGTTTACCATTAAAGACGGAAAGGTAACAGGTCCGGGCGTCCTTGATATGAAGGGCGGCGTAACGATCCTTCTTTATGCAGTACGTTTCCTTCTGGAAGCCGGTTATAACCGTTACCGCATCAAAATCATCCTTGCAGGCGATGAAGAAGTCGCTCATGGAAATTCCACAGCATCTGCTGATTACGAAAAAGAAGCCAAGGGCGCTGTCATGGGATTCAATCTGGAAACAGGTTTTGTGGACAACAGCGTTGTTATCGAGAGAAAGGGCGTTGCCCAGTACCTCTTCGAAGTGGACGGCGTAGGTGCCCATGCAGGCAATAATCCGGAAGACGGAAGAAGTGCTGTGGAAGAACTGGCTCATAAGATCCTTGATATCCAGGCTGAAACAGACTGGCAGGAAGGCACGACGGTCAACTGCGGCGTTATTGCCGGAGGCACTGTAGCCAATGCTGTACCGGAACATGCCTGGGTGAAGGTGGATGTCCGTTTCAAGACGACAGCCGGAATGGAACGCATTGAGAAGGCTTTCCAGAAAATCGCCAAGAAGCAGTACGTGGAATCGACAACAACCTGCTGCAAGAAGCTCGTTGTATTCCCACCGATGGAAAGACTGGAGAGCTCTGAAAAACTGTTTGAAAGAGCTGAAGCTATTGCAGAAAAATATGGATTCCCGAAAGCAAAGGCAATTGCTGTCGGCGGCGGCAGTGATTCCGCACACCTGACTGCCTGCGGTATCCCGACTCTTTGCGCACTGGGCGTCAGAGGACAGTTTAACCATACCGAAAGAGAATGGGCAGAGGAAGAATCTCTCTTTGAAAGAACAAAACTGCTGATGGCACTTCTGTCTGAGCTCTAA
- a CDS encoding helix-turn-helix transcriptional regulator encodes MDNKDFREKSADVAKNFIHKWYDKSATVKELLDLADPQGFSWIGYMAPEFNRTEAEARDYYIRKQARKEIPMMKVDGDRYDTQMIGENACLVLCECHVYVPQEYKLVISEVQRVTMLMRRDGEHIFITHIHASNPWFAVGKDEKFAITAGRANYEYARTLLAMEGFKTDVDLTRRQKQILSELCDGKTYKEIGETLDISPRTVRYHVEELMHHFHVENRSQLLARARSQPRSKK; translated from the coding sequence ATGGATAATAAAGACTTTCGGGAGAAGTCCGCAGACGTTGCAAAAAACTTTATTCATAAATGGTATGACAAGTCTGCCACCGTAAAAGAGCTGCTTGATCTGGCGGATCCGCAGGGATTCAGCTGGATCGGATATATGGCGCCTGAATTCAACCGTACAGAGGCAGAAGCACGGGATTATTACATCAGGAAGCAGGCTCGTAAGGAAATTCCGATGATGAAGGTGGATGGCGACCGGTATGACACGCAGATGATTGGGGAAAACGCGTGCCTTGTTCTTTGTGAATGCCATGTCTATGTGCCTCAGGAGTACAAACTGGTCATCAGTGAAGTGCAGAGAGTGACCATGCTGATGAGAAGAGACGGGGAGCATATTTTCATCACGCATATTCATGCGTCCAATCCCTGGTTTGCTGTCGGCAAGGATGAGAAATTTGCCATTACTGCCGGCCGGGCCAATTACGAATATGCCAGGACGCTTCTTGCAATGGAAGGGTTCAAGACCGATGTCGATCTGACGCGCCGCCAGAAGCAGATTCTTTCCGAACTTTGCGATGGGAAAACGTATAAGGAAATCGGAGAAACGCTCGACATCAGTCCGCGCACAGTCCGCTACCATGTCGAGGAATTGATGCATCATTTTCATGTGGAGAACAGATCCCAGCTTCTTGCAAGAGCCCGGAGCCAGCCAAGATCAAAAAAATAA
- a CDS encoding aminotransferase — translation MKIAPFAVEEWMNEYEVGAKYNIAETCVDSISLDKLFELTHTDKKKFLDDICARRLTYGDIYSKPELLKGIASLYKNVNTDEIVTCHGAAGANHHLFYSIVEPGDRVISVMPTYQQLYSIPASLGADVKVMHLEKDKNYLPDLDELRRLAVKGTKMICLNNPNNPTGALMDETLLKEIVEIARECGAYLMVDEVYRHLTQEDVWSPSATDLYEKGISVSSMSKVFSLAGVRLGWIATKDPSVLAACRSHRDYDLISCGMIDETIAALALSHKDEILSRNRALIRENLSVLDAWVKSEPHVSYVRPKAGTTSLVYYDLPMDSYDFCRDMYHETGAFVTPGDCFEEPHSMRIGYAADRETLKNGLAAVSEFIKRIAKD, via the coding sequence ATGAAAATTGCTCCATTTGCCGTGGAAGAATGGATGAATGAGTATGAAGTCGGTGCGAAATATAATATAGCGGAAACCTGCGTGGATTCCATTTCACTGGATAAACTTTTTGAACTGACACATACAGACAAGAAGAAATTCCTGGATGATATCTGTGCCAGAAGACTGACATACGGGGATATCTACAGCAAGCCGGAACTTTTGAAGGGAATCGCTTCTCTTTACAAAAATGTGAACACAGATGAAATCGTGACCTGCCATGGCGCAGCAGGGGCAAACCACCATCTGTTCTATTCCATCGTGGAACCGGGCGACCGCGTCATTTCCGTCATGCCGACCTACCAGCAGCTGTATTCCATTCCTGCATCTCTTGGCGCAGATGTCAAAGTCATGCATCTGGAAAAAGATAAGAACTACCTGCCTGACCTCGATGAACTCAGACGTCTCGCTGTCAAGGGAACGAAGATGATCTGCCTCAATAACCCTAACAACCCGACCGGTGCATTGATGGATGAAACCCTTCTTAAGGAAATCGTGGAAATCGCCAGGGAATGCGGCGCATACCTGATGGTCGATGAAGTTTACCGCCACCTCACACAGGAAGATGTCTGGTCTCCTTCTGCTACGGATCTTTATGAAAAAGGCATTTCCGTCAGCTCCATGTCCAAAGTATTCTCCCTTGCCGGTGTACGCCTTGGCTGGATTGCTACAAAGGATCCATCTGTTCTTGCTGCATGCAGGAGCCACAGGGACTATGATCTGATCAGCTGCGGCATGATTGATGAAACGATTGCCGCTCTGGCTCTCAGCCACAAAGATGAGATCCTTTCACGCAACAGGGCTCTGATCCGTGAAAACCTTTCCGTCCTCGATGCGTGGGTCAAGAGTGAACCGCATGTTTCCTACGTACGTCCGAAGGCAGGTACGACTTCTCTTGTCTACTACGATCTTCCTATGGACTCCTATGACTTCTGCCGTGATATGTATCATGAAACAGGTGCATTCGTTACACCCGGTGACTGCTTCGAAGAACCGCATTCCATGAGAATCGGCTACGCTGCAGACAGGGAAACCTTGAAAAACGGGCTTGCGGCTGTCAGTGAATTCATAAAAAGAATCGCGAAAGATTAA
- a CDS encoding protein tyrosine phosphatase, with the protein MYQGLEALHISGSAQPSADGFRGLIKEIRKHTKGPIYDIDLKQETHGFANGEAISRYGKRNWGNVGKSLDQILAEENRTFAFLPGKTIMISPPGARVREDRFQPLTVSEASTEKELTRELGIRYVRIPATDHIWPDPDTIDQMIALYRRLPKDSWLHFHCEAGKGRTTAFMAMYDMMRNPQLPMETILERQHAIGGNIVNYEGNGTNQWKNPYYKEKAKMIKAFYEYVQQNHKTGYHMKWSEWLSKREAKTGPQLLK; encoded by the coding sequence ATGTATCAGGGACTTGAAGCTCTTCATATTTCTGGAAGCGCCCAGCCTTCTGCTGACGGATTCCGCGGATTGATCAAGGAAATCAGGAAGCATACGAAGGGCCCGATCTATGACATCGATCTCAAGCAGGAAACGCACGGCTTCGCCAATGGTGAGGCGATTAGCCGGTACGGCAAGAGGAACTGGGGCAATGTCGGGAAAAGCCTCGATCAAATCCTGGCAGAAGAAAACCGGACATTTGCCTTCCTCCCGGGGAAGACAATCATGATCAGTCCTCCGGGGGCAAGAGTGCGCGAAGACCGTTTTCAGCCGCTGACCGTTTCTGAGGCTTCAACGGAGAAAGAACTGACGCGCGAATTAGGCATCCGCTATGTCCGCATTCCTGCTACAGATCATATCTGGCCGGATCCGGATACGATTGACCAGATGATTGCGCTCTACAGACGCCTGCCCAAAGACAGCTGGCTTCATTTCCACTGCGAAGCAGGAAAGGGAAGAACGACTGCCTTCATGGCCATGTATGACATGATGCGGAACCCGCAGCTTCCGATGGAAACGATTCTTGAACGACAGCATGCCATTGGCGGAAATATCGTCAATTACGAAGGTAACGGCACGAACCAGTGGAAGAACCCATACTACAAAGAGAAGGCTAAAATGATCAAAGCTTTCTATGAGTATGTACAGCAGAATCACAAGACGGGATACCATATGAAGTGGAGCGAATGGCTTTCAAAAAGAGAAGCAAAAACCGGTCCGCAGCTTCTGAAGTAG